One Lujinxingia sediminis DNA segment encodes these proteins:
- the clpA gene encoding ATP-dependent Clp protease ATP-binding subunit ClpA: MIQKDLEIALFAAVREAKQRRHEYLTLEHLLYVLCYDETTRRILRHVGADVDRLTRDLDGFLEENLDRLPADISAEPVQTVAFQRVMQRAIMHVRSSGQTEVNGGNVLVALFSEPDSHAVFFLENQNVSRLDVVSYISHGVSRLDEDERSGDSFDEEPDWDDASSPRIDEEEDTDGVQNPLESYCTNLVERAKKGRIDPLIGRDSEIERTVQVLCRRRKNNPVFVGDPGVGKTAVAEGLARRIAHGQVPSVLEDAEIWSLDLGGLLAGTKFRGQFEQRLKAVIKALQKRKNAILFIDEIHTIVGAGATSGSTMDASNILKPALGDGSLRCIGSTTHEEFRKSFDRDRALARRFQKIDIVEPTIEETREILRGLKRHYEAFHDVVYTDEAIDMAADLAAKHITERALPDKAIDVIDEAGARHRIRRAELASNTIDADHIEDVVAKIARIPQLKVQGSEKDRLHQLRASLKETVYGQDDAIDAVVTAVKMNRAGLTRPDKPVGNFVFAGPTGVGKTEVARQLAQALGIGFIRFDMSEYMERHAVSRLIGAPPGYVGYDQGGLLTEAIRKTPHAVLLLDEIEKAHPDIFNVLLQVMDNAKLTDNNGREADFRNVILIMTSNAGAHEMVQNVVGFNQRFDLSRSSKALEKTFSPEFRNRLDGVIVFKPLPQSVIMRVVDKFIDELEFQLSDRNVRVTLDDDARAWLASRGYDEKLGARPLARIIQEHIKQPLAEEILFGALQEGGEAQIGVKDNALAFEFFPDNVPEEAMANESD; encoded by the coding sequence ATGATTCAAAAAGATCTCGAAATCGCCCTCTTCGCGGCGGTCCGTGAGGCCAAGCAGCGCCGCCACGAGTACCTCACCTTAGAGCACCTGCTCTACGTCTTATGCTACGACGAGACCACCCGCCGCATCCTTCGCCATGTGGGCGCCGATGTGGACCGGCTTACACGCGATCTCGACGGCTTTCTCGAAGAGAACCTCGACCGCCTGCCGGCCGATATCAGCGCCGAGCCGGTGCAGACGGTGGCCTTTCAGCGGGTGATGCAACGCGCGATCATGCACGTGCGCTCCTCCGGCCAGACCGAGGTCAACGGCGGCAACGTGCTCGTCGCCCTCTTCAGCGAGCCGGATAGCCACGCGGTCTTCTTTCTGGAAAACCAGAATGTCAGCCGCCTCGATGTCGTCTCCTACATCAGCCACGGCGTCAGCCGCCTGGACGAAGACGAGCGCAGCGGCGACTCCTTTGATGAGGAGCCCGACTGGGACGATGCCTCCTCTCCGCGCATCGACGAGGAGGAAGACACCGACGGGGTCCAGAACCCGCTGGAGAGCTACTGCACCAACCTGGTCGAGCGGGCGAAGAAGGGCCGCATCGACCCGCTGATCGGTCGCGATTCCGAGATCGAACGCACCGTCCAGGTTCTCTGCCGACGCCGCAAAAACAACCCGGTCTTCGTCGGCGACCCGGGCGTGGGCAAAACCGCGGTGGCCGAGGGGCTGGCCCGGCGCATCGCCCACGGCCAGGTGCCCTCGGTGCTCGAAGACGCCGAGATCTGGTCGCTGGACCTGGGCGGCCTTCTGGCCGGCACCAAATTCCGCGGCCAGTTTGAGCAGCGCCTCAAGGCGGTGATCAAGGCGTTGCAAAAACGCAAAAACGCCATCCTTTTCATCGACGAGATCCACACCATCGTCGGTGCCGGCGCCACAAGCGGCTCAACGATGGACGCCTCCAACATCCTCAAGCCGGCGCTGGGCGACGGCTCTCTGCGCTGCATCGGCTCCACCACCCACGAGGAGTTCCGCAAGAGCTTTGACCGCGATCGCGCCCTGGCCCGCCGCTTCCAGAAGATCGACATCGTCGAGCCCACCATCGAGGAGACCCGCGAGATCTTGCGCGGGCTCAAACGCCATTACGAGGCCTTCCACGATGTGGTCTATACCGATGAGGCCATCGACATGGCCGCCGATCTGGCCGCCAAGCATATCACCGAGCGCGCGCTGCCCGATAAGGCCATCGACGTGATCGATGAAGCCGGCGCGCGCCATCGCATCCGCCGCGCCGAGCTGGCCTCCAACACCATCGACGCCGACCACATCGAAGATGTCGTCGCCAAGATCGCCCGTATCCCCCAGCTCAAGGTTCAGGGCAGCGAGAAGGATCGCCTCCATCAGCTGCGCGCCTCGCTCAAAGAGACGGTCTACGGTCAGGACGACGCCATCGACGCGGTGGTCACCGCCGTCAAGATGAACCGCGCCGGACTTACCCGCCCCGACAAACCCGTGGGCAACTTCGTCTTCGCCGGCCCCACCGGCGTGGGTAAGACCGAGGTTGCTCGGCAGCTGGCGCAGGCCCTGGGCATCGGCTTTATCCGCTTCGACATGAGCGAATACATGGAGCGCCACGCCGTCAGCCGCCTCATCGGCGCGCCTCCCGGCTACGTCGGCTATGACCAGGGCGGCCTGCTCACCGAGGCCATCCGCAAGACACCGCATGCGGTGCTCCTGCTCGACGAGATCGAAAAGGCCCACCCCGACATCTTCAACGTGCTCTTGCAGGTGATGGATAACGCCAAACTCACCGACAATAACGGCCGCGAAGCCGACTTCCGCAACGTGATCTTGATCATGACCTCCAACGCCGGGGCCCATGAGATGGTCCAGAACGTGGTGGGCTTTAACCAACGCTTCGACCTCTCGCGCAGCAGCAAAGCGCTGGAGAAGACCTTCTCTCCCGAGTTTCGAAACCGCCTCGATGGAGTCATCGTCTTTAAGCCTCTGCCCCAGAGCGTGATCATGCGCGTGGTCGACAAGTTCATCGACGAGCTGGAGTTCCAACTCAGCGATCGCAACGTCCGTGTCACCCTCGACGACGACGCCCGCGCCTGGCTGGCCAGCCGTGGCTACGATGAAAAACTGGGAGCCCGCCCCCTGGCCCGAATCATCCAGGAGCATATCAAGCAGCCCCTGGCCGAGGAGATCCTCTTCGGAGCGTTGCAAGAAGGCGGGGAGGCTCAGATCGGCGTCAAGGACAACGCGCTGGCCTTCGAGTTCTTCCCCGACAACGTGCCAGAAGAGGCCATGGCCAATGAGAGCGACTGA
- a CDS encoding ATP-dependent Clp protease adaptor ClpS — translation MHGSKQLSQHDWDHDVVTEKKTRLKKPRLFKVIFHNDNYTTMEFVVEILEQVFHKSPAESAQIMLRVHNHGSGVAGIYPREVAETKLETTIALARRQGHPLMVTMEPE, via the coding sequence ATGCATGGGAGTAAGCAATTGAGTCAGCACGATTGGGATCATGATGTTGTTACCGAGAAGAAAACCCGGCTCAAAAAACCCCGGCTCTTCAAGGTGATCTTTCATAACGACAACTACACCACCATGGAGTTTGTCGTTGAGATTCTGGAACAGGTCTTTCACAAAAGCCCCGCCGAGAGCGCCCAGATCATGTTGCGTGTGCACAACCACGGCAGTGGCGTCGCAGGCATCTACCCCCGAGAGGTTGCCGAGACCAAGCTGGAGACGACCATCGCCCTGGCCCGACGCCAGGGGCATCCGCTGATGGTCACCATGGAGCCGGAGTAG
- a CDS encoding fumarate reductase/succinate dehydrogenase flavoprotein subunit, translating to MTTLDSRVPEGPLAEKWSKRLHDMKLVAPNNKRKQKVIVVGTGLAGASAAASLGELGYHVDAFCITDSPRRAHSIAAQGGINAAKNYPNDGDSVWRLFYDTIKGGDFRSREANVHRLAEVSTAIIDQAVAQGVPFARDYGGELANRSFGGAQVSRTFYARGQTGQQLLLGAYQALMRQVDNKTVTMYPRREMLDLVVVDGKARGIITRNLVTGELERHQADAVVLCTGGYGRVYFLSTNAFNSNGTAAWRCYKRGAHFANPCYVQIHPTCIPQSGDYQSKLTLMSESLRNDGRVWVPKDKADVKTPPSQIPDERRDYYLERKYPSFGNLVPRDVASRNAKYVCDEGRGVGATGRAVYLDFRDAIKNQGRDAIADKYGNLFHMYEKITGENPYEVPMRIYPAVHYTMGGLWVDYELMSTIPGLFVAGEANFSDHGANRLGASALMQGLADGYFVVPFSVGNYLAQNKVEAVSTDHADFKRTEDEVTAHLQKMLDVGAKGNRTVIEIYRDLGEIMYDQVGMSRTPEGLKEAITKIKKLQNDFWTDVKIPGSGDEFNKMLEVAGRLADFLELAELMARDALHRDESCGGHFREDHQTPEGEARRDDENFCYVAAWAFKEAGEPELIKEPLEFENVELSTRSYK from the coding sequence ATGACGACGTTAGACTCACGTGTTCCCGAAGGGCCCCTGGCCGAGAAGTGGAGCAAGCGGCTGCACGACATGAAGCTCGTGGCGCCGAACAACAAGCGCAAGCAAAAGGTCATCGTCGTCGGTACCGGTCTGGCCGGTGCGTCGGCCGCGGCCTCTCTTGGCGAGCTGGGCTACCATGTTGACGCGTTCTGCATCACCGATTCGCCGCGTCGTGCCCACTCGATCGCCGCGCAGGGCGGGATTAACGCCGCCAAGAACTACCCCAACGATGGCGACAGCGTCTGGCGGCTTTTCTACGACACGATCAAAGGTGGTGACTTCCGCAGCCGCGAGGCCAACGTGCATCGCCTGGCCGAGGTCAGTACGGCGATCATCGACCAGGCTGTGGCCCAGGGCGTGCCCTTTGCCCGCGACTACGGCGGAGAGCTGGCCAACCGCTCCTTCGGGGGCGCTCAGGTCTCGCGTACCTTTTACGCGCGCGGCCAGACCGGCCAGCAGCTTCTGCTGGGGGCCTATCAGGCGTTGATGCGCCAGGTCGACAACAAGACCGTCACGATGTACCCGCGCCGTGAAATGCTCGACCTTGTGGTGGTCGATGGTAAGGCGCGCGGCATCATTACGCGCAACCTTGTGACCGGTGAGCTTGAGCGTCATCAGGCGGACGCCGTGGTGCTCTGCACCGGTGGCTACGGCCGGGTCTACTTCCTGTCGACCAACGCCTTTAACTCCAACGGCACGGCTGCCTGGCGCTGCTATAAGCGGGGCGCGCACTTTGCCAACCCCTGCTACGTGCAGATTCACCCGACCTGCATTCCGCAGTCGGGCGACTACCAGTCGAAGCTCACGCTGATGAGTGAGAGTCTTCGTAACGACGGTCGCGTCTGGGTTCCCAAAGATAAAGCCGACGTCAAGACCCCTCCCAGCCAGATTCCCGACGAGCGTCGCGACTACTACCTGGAGCGCAAGTACCCGAGCTTCGGCAACCTGGTGCCGCGCGACGTGGCCTCGCGAAACGCCAAGTACGTCTGCGATGAAGGCCGTGGCGTGGGTGCCACCGGGCGCGCGGTCTATCTGGACTTCCGCGACGCGATCAAGAATCAGGGTCGCGACGCCATCGCCGATAAGTACGGCAACCTCTTCCACATGTACGAGAAGATCACTGGCGAGAACCCCTACGAGGTGCCGATGCGCATCTACCCGGCGGTGCACTACACCATGGGTGGATTGTGGGTCGATTACGAGCTGATGAGCACCATCCCCGGGCTCTTCGTGGCCGGGGAGGCCAACTTCTCTGACCACGGCGCCAACCGCCTGGGCGCAAGCGCACTGATGCAGGGTCTGGCCGATGGCTACTTCGTGGTGCCCTTCTCGGTGGGGAACTACCTGGCGCAGAACAAGGTTGAGGCGGTCAGCACCGACCACGCCGACTTCAAGCGCACCGAAGACGAAGTCACCGCGCACCTGCAGAAAATGCTCGACGTCGGCGCGAAGGGAAATCGTACGGTGATTGAGATCTACCGTGACCTTGGCGAGATCATGTACGACCAGGTCGGCATGAGCCGCACGCCCGAGGGGCTGAAAGAGGCCATCACCAAGATCAAGAAGCTGCAAAACGACTTCTGGACCGACGTGAAGATCCCCGGCAGCGGCGACGAGTTCAACAAGATGCTCGAAGTTGCCGGCCGACTGGCCGACTTCCTGGAGCTGGCCGAGCTGATGGCGCGCGACGCGCTCCACCGCGATGAGTCCTGCGGCGGGCACTTCCGCGAAGATCACCAGACGCCTGAGGGTGAAGCCCGTCGTGACGACGAGAACTTCTGCTACGTGGCGGCCTGGGCGTTCAAGGAGGCCGGAGAGCCCGAGCTGATCAAAGAGCCCCTTGAGTTTGAAAATGTGGAGCTGAGCACGCGCAGCTACAAATAA
- a CDS encoding mevalonate kinase family protein, which produces MPAPAVSAPAKLFLFGEYAVLGGARALVHATKRRVTASLTPGQHAYRVVGADLSSSLALPCAALSALHLPTDADVLRELTLDVGDLYEGGQKLGLGSSAASTVAIIKALAPHLSPAQTFDVAHRAHRALQGGRGSGADVASSAFGGTIAYRLTTSSLPAPVDLLPRDLQGREGEAHIADAAILPALQLPSDLKLTAVWTGEPASSVSFIKGLTAAWHKDFEAVASTLQALGHQAERALDACLSDDTALWLDALAQADQGMERLGDICDLPITTPAHRRLREQARTLGALVKPSGAGGGDFSLVAWHRSHPAPSALFTDAITLDLH; this is translated from the coding sequence ATGCCTGCGCCCGCTGTATCGGCCCCCGCCAAACTCTTTCTTTTCGGCGAATACGCCGTCCTCGGCGGCGCCCGCGCCCTCGTTCACGCCACCAAGCGCCGCGTCACCGCCAGCCTCACGCCGGGCCAGCACGCCTACCGTGTCGTCGGCGCCGACCTCTCCTCCTCACTCGCCCTGCCCTGCGCCGCCCTCTCCGCGCTCCATCTACCCACCGATGCCGACGTTCTCCGTGAGCTCACCCTCGACGTAGGCGACCTCTACGAGGGCGGCCAGAAGCTCGGGCTGGGCTCCTCCGCCGCCTCCACCGTGGCCATCATCAAAGCGCTGGCCCCCCACCTCTCGCCGGCCCAAACCTTTGACGTCGCCCATCGTGCCCATCGCGCACTTCAGGGCGGCCGCGGCAGCGGCGCTGACGTGGCCTCGAGCGCCTTCGGTGGCACCATCGCCTATCGCCTGACCACCTCATCGCTGCCCGCCCCCGTCGATCTCCTCCCCCGCGATCTTCAGGGTCGCGAAGGTGAGGCGCACATCGCCGACGCCGCCATCCTTCCCGCTCTTCAGCTTCCCTCCGACCTCAAACTCACCGCGGTCTGGACCGGCGAACCAGCCTCATCGGTCTCATTTATCAAGGGGCTGACAGCCGCATGGCATAAGGACTTCGAGGCGGTCGCCTCGACCTTGCAAGCACTCGGCCATCAGGCCGAGCGCGCTCTCGACGCCTGCCTCAGCGATGACACCGCACTCTGGCTCGATGCCCTCGCTCAGGCCGACCAGGGGATGGAGCGCCTGGGTGACATCTGCGACCTCCCGATCACCACGCCTGCCCACCGCCGGCTTCGCGAGCAGGCCCGAACCCTCGGGGCCCTCGTCAAACCCTCCGGCGCCGGCGGCGGCGATTTTTCGCTGGTGGCCTGGCACCGCTCCCACCCCGCTCCGAGCGCCCTTTTTACAGACGCCATCACACTCGATCTTCACTGA
- the pdxH gene encoding pyridoxamine 5'-phosphate oxidase, which produces MPQQAVLPFDDPFEWFDAWFDQARQSTMIEPTAMSLATVDADGQPSLRIVLLKGVDRKGFVFYTNLQSRKGRELLVEPRCALTFFWPQLGRQVRVEGVAQAVEDAEADAYFASRSRESQLGAWASQQSRELASRAALEAALAEVTARFEGQPVTRPPHWSGMRVVPTRIEFWQAGDARLHDRWEFVRGEPEMPFECHRLFP; this is translated from the coding sequence ATGCCGCAACAAGCTGTGCTGCCCTTTGACGACCCTTTTGAGTGGTTCGACGCCTGGTTTGACCAGGCCCGCCAGAGCACGATGATCGAGCCCACGGCGATGAGCCTGGCGACGGTTGACGCCGACGGGCAGCCTTCGCTGCGCATTGTGTTGCTCAAGGGAGTCGACCGCAAGGGCTTTGTCTTCTACACCAACCTGCAGAGCAGGAAGGGGCGCGAGCTGCTTGTTGAGCCGCGCTGCGCGCTGACCTTCTTCTGGCCTCAGCTCGGGCGCCAGGTGCGCGTGGAGGGTGTCGCGCAGGCGGTCGAAGACGCTGAGGCTGACGCCTACTTCGCCAGCCGCTCCCGGGAAAGCCAGCTGGGAGCCTGGGCTTCGCAGCAGAGCCGCGAGCTGGCCTCGCGCGCCGCGCTCGAAGCGGCACTCGCCGAGGTCACTGCCCGCTTTGAGGGCCAACCGGTGACTCGCCCCCCGCACTGGTCGGGGATGCGGGTGGTACCCACGCGCATCGAGTTCTGGCAGGCCGGAGACGCGCGCCTTCACGATCGCTGGGAGTTTGTGCGCGGCGAGCCCGAGATGCCCTTTGAATGCCACCGGCTCTTTCCTTAA
- a CDS encoding succinate dehydrogenase/fumarate reductase iron-sulfur subunit: MHDETMNVHLKVWRQAGPESEGRFESYSTEVNPHMSFLEMLDVVNEDLIKKGEMPIEFDNDCREGICGTCGCVVNGQAHGLERGTTVCQLHMRSFRDGETIVIEPWRAEAFPVIRDLVVDRGAFDRIIAAGGYVSVNTGPKPDANAVKIGKDLSDRAFDAAACIGCGACVAACPNASASLFTGAKVTQLALMPQGAPERGRRVRAMVDQMDAEGFGNCSNIGECEAACPKEISLDNIATMKREYLRAMFTDH; encoded by the coding sequence ATGCACGACGAGACGATGAACGTACACCTGAAGGTGTGGAGACAGGCTGGCCCTGAGAGTGAAGGGCGCTTTGAGTCGTACTCCACCGAGGTGAATCCCCATATGTCCTTTTTGGAGATGCTTGATGTGGTCAATGAAGACCTTATCAAGAAGGGGGAGATGCCCATTGAGTTTGATAACGACTGCCGCGAGGGCATCTGCGGCACCTGCGGGTGCGTGGTCAACGGCCAGGCCCACGGTCTGGAGCGGGGCACCACGGTGTGCCAGCTGCACATGCGCAGCTTCCGCGATGGCGAGACGATCGTCATTGAGCCCTGGCGCGCCGAGGCCTTCCCGGTGATTCGCGACCTGGTGGTCGATCGCGGCGCGTTCGACCGCATCATCGCTGCCGGTGGTTACGTGTCGGTTAACACCGGCCCGAAGCCGGACGCCAACGCTGTGAAGATCGGCAAAGATCTCTCCGACCGTGCTTTTGATGCGGCGGCTTGCATCGGGTGCGGCGCCTGCGTGGCAGCCTGCCCCAACGCCTCGGCCTCGCTCTTCACCGGTGCCAAGGTCACCCAGCTTGCGCTGATGCCGCAGGGCGCGCCCGAGCGTGGTCGTCGCGTGCGCGCGATGGTCGACCAGATGGATGCCGAAGGCTTTGGCAACTGCTCGAACATCGGGGAGTGCGAGGCGGCCTGCCCGAAGGAGATCTCGCTCGACAACATCGCGACGATGAAGCGTGAGTACCTGCGCGCGATGTTCACCGACCATTGA
- a CDS encoding response regulator: MGQEPTDLQQDTGGERAPYKVLIVDDETHILKAVQRLFLGQGYQVLTAPSGADAVELFREHDIALIISDQRMPGLSGAALLNYVRKKSPYTVRIMLTGNNDVATAIEAINQGEVFRFITKPWDHDEFLKIVGLAIEHHELLISKVRYEEHIRSQNKKLSVLNAELSDLNEDLERRVEERTREVVSRQEEIEHLYRELQGSFDATIKALVSIMELGEVHVIEHCQRTAERVRMFCELLELPEEQCKEIERATLLHWIGLINAPPRVFEKPGEELDEEARASWEFHTVLGQQAIHHVPALREPGRMILHYLRRHDDPTFGAEQVDPATGQVYGEAFVRGCQILGICSTFERVRTGLRGSERNEVAGAVERGLRLLKEGAADGAFDPALVRRFDEMVAREMATARTREVVVRFDELRPGMVLARPLETAQGIPVAPRDMIITDELIARLGRFQESNGLNEIRVWG, encoded by the coding sequence TTGGGGCAAGAACCCACCGACCTTCAGCAGGACACCGGGGGAGAACGCGCCCCCTACAAAGTGCTCATCGTCGACGATGAGACCCATATCCTCAAAGCCGTCCAGCGCCTTTTTCTGGGGCAGGGCTACCAGGTGCTTACCGCGCCCAGCGGTGCCGATGCCGTGGAGCTCTTTCGCGAGCACGACATCGCGCTGATCATCAGCGATCAGCGTATGCCCGGCTTGAGCGGAGCCGCGTTGCTCAATTACGTGCGTAAGAAGTCACCCTATACGGTGCGTATTATGCTCACCGGCAACAACGATGTTGCCACGGCCATTGAGGCGATCAATCAGGGGGAGGTCTTTCGCTTTATCACCAAGCCCTGGGACCACGACGAGTTTTTGAAGATCGTCGGACTGGCGATTGAGCATCACGAGCTTTTGATCTCGAAGGTGCGCTACGAAGAGCATATTCGCAGTCAAAACAAGAAACTCAGCGTGCTTAACGCCGAGCTCAGCGATCTCAATGAAGACCTGGAGCGTCGCGTCGAGGAGCGTACCCGCGAGGTGGTCAGCCGTCAGGAGGAGATCGAGCACCTCTACCGCGAGCTGCAGGGGAGCTTCGATGCGACGATCAAAGCGCTGGTCTCCATTATGGAACTTGGCGAGGTGCACGTCATTGAGCACTGCCAGCGCACCGCCGAGCGCGTGCGCATGTTCTGTGAGCTGCTGGAGCTTCCCGAAGAGCAGTGCAAAGAGATCGAGCGGGCCACGCTCCTGCACTGGATAGGTCTTATCAACGCGCCGCCCCGGGTCTTTGAGAAGCCGGGAGAAGAGCTCGACGAAGAGGCCCGGGCCAGCTGGGAGTTTCATACGGTGCTCGGTCAGCAGGCGATTCACCATGTGCCCGCCCTGCGGGAGCCGGGGAGGATGATCCTGCATTACCTGCGTCGCCATGACGACCCGACCTTTGGTGCCGAACAGGTCGATCCGGCCACCGGTCAGGTGTACGGGGAGGCCTTTGTGCGCGGGTGTCAGATTCTGGGCATCTGCAGCACCTTTGAGCGCGTGCGTACTGGCCTTCGTGGCAGCGAGCGCAACGAGGTGGCCGGCGCGGTGGAGCGAGGTTTACGACTTCTCAAAGAGGGTGCGGCCGACGGTGCTTTTGACCCGGCGCTGGTGCGGCGTTTTGACGAGATGGTGGCCCGGGAGATGGCGACCGCGCGCACCCGTGAGGTCGTGGTGCGCTTTGATGAGCTTCGTCCGGGCATGGTGCTCGCGCGTCCACTTGAGACCGCGCAGGGCATCCCGGTGGCGCCCCGCGATATGATCATTACCGATGAGCTTATCGCGCGCCTGGGGCGTTTTCAGGAGTCCAACGGGCTCAATGAAATCAGGGTCTGGGGTTGA
- a CDS encoding NTP transferase domain-containing protein, with product MPQSTRAAVILAAGFGSRLNAEEGYKLLAEVGGRPMIDHHLAGLNQLGVTDVVVVTGYAHQGLENALQSIELPEGMRVHCAFNPNYEGQNGSSVLVGAAALRDAAVPGPFWLTMSDHLFEPALFDDLRTFDAERPSAWQGALMIDRKLETIFDMPDATKLAMDAGDFAIGKELTRFDAVDAGLFWCDKGFVNALLDARERRGDCSTSDAVRALHADATFGFWDIGPRLWQDVDTPGARAHAERLIAGWRARQH from the coding sequence ATGCCCCAGTCCACCCGCGCCGCCGTCATTCTAGCTGCAGGCTTTGGCAGCCGCCTCAACGCCGAGGAGGGCTACAAACTGCTGGCGGAGGTAGGCGGCCGACCCATGATCGACCACCACCTGGCCGGCCTGAATCAGCTGGGCGTGACGGATGTGGTCGTCGTCACCGGCTATGCGCATCAGGGCCTGGAAAACGCACTTCAAAGCATTGAGTTGCCCGAAGGTATGCGCGTTCACTGCGCCTTCAACCCGAATTATGAGGGCCAGAATGGCTCCTCGGTGCTGGTGGGCGCCGCCGCACTCCGAGACGCCGCGGTGCCGGGCCCCTTCTGGCTTACGATGAGCGACCACCTCTTTGAGCCCGCCCTCTTCGACGACCTGCGCACCTTTGATGCCGAGCGGCCCTCAGCCTGGCAGGGCGCGCTGATGATCGACCGCAAACTTGAGACGATCTTCGATATGCCCGACGCCACCAAGCTGGCGATGGACGCCGGAGACTTCGCCATCGGCAAAGAACTCACGCGTTTTGACGCGGTCGATGCCGGGCTTTTCTGGTGCGATAAAGGCTTTGTCAACGCACTCCTCGACGCCCGCGAGCGCCGCGGCGACTGCTCCACCTCTGACGCGGTGCGCGCGCTGCACGCCGACGCCACCTTTGGCTTCTGGGACATCGGCCCGCGCCTCTGGCAAGACGTCGACACCCCCGGCGCCCGCGCCCACGCCGAGCGCCTGATCGCCGGCTGGCGCGCGCGCCAGCACTGA
- a CDS encoding thiolase C-terminal domain-containing protein codes for MKPLKRIFVVGGELSTFIGKGHPDFVWKKHPDFGKRENPSLEDYLSQAINGALEKTGVDAEAIDRGFVGNFAGELFNSQGHLGAMAVRANEKLVGKPFTRLEGACASGGLAILSAMDALHAGSDVVMAVGAEVQTTVSAREGAGYLARASHWEEERSIDEFTFPAMFARRAKHYKEAFGVTDEDIAHVTVKAYENANKNPKAHMSKVSWDLESASTPGDRNPAFLGNEELKPHLKVSDCSQVSDGGAAVILATEEGLKKLGKKPEDCIEVLAYAQATSPLGQVKDYTVLDNTKMAADQVYADAGITPEQVQVAEVHDCFAVTELLMYEALGFAEKGKGAELARAGETGLTGKIPVNTGGGLLAFGHPVGATGVKQLLEIYRQMKGQCGDYQLAERPEIGLTANMGGDDRTTVCIALKDVR; via the coding sequence ATGAAACCCCTTAAGCGCATCTTTGTGGTCGGCGGTGAGCTGTCGACCTTTATCGGTAAAGGCCACCCGGACTTTGTGTGGAAGAAGCACCCGGACTTCGGCAAGCGCGAGAACCCCTCCCTGGAAGACTACCTGAGCCAGGCCATCAACGGCGCGCTGGAGAAGACGGGCGTGGACGCCGAAGCCATCGACCGCGGCTTTGTCGGTAACTTCGCCGGCGAGCTCTTCAACTCTCAGGGGCACCTGGGCGCGATGGCCGTGCGTGCCAATGAGAAGCTGGTGGGCAAGCCCTTTACCCGTCTGGAAGGCGCGTGCGCCTCCGGAGGCCTGGCGATCCTCTCGGCAATGGACGCGCTCCACGCCGGGAGCGACGTGGTCATGGCTGTGGGCGCTGAGGTTCAGACCACGGTCAGCGCCCGCGAAGGCGCCGGTTATCTGGCGCGCGCCTCGCACTGGGAGGAGGAGCGCTCCATCGATGAGTTTACCTTCCCGGCGATGTTTGCTCGCCGCGCCAAGCACTACAAAGAAGCGTTCGGCGTGACCGACGAAGACATCGCGCATGTCACGGTCAAAGCCTACGAGAACGCCAACAAGAACCCCAAAGCCCACATGAGCAAGGTGAGCTGGGATCTGGAGAGCGCCTCGACGCCCGGCGACCGCAACCCGGCGTTTCTGGGCAACGAGGAACTCAAGCCCCACCTCAAGGTCTCGGATTGCTCGCAGGTCAGCGACGGCGGCGCCGCGGTGATCCTGGCAACCGAAGAAGGTCTGAAAAAGCTGGGCAAGAAGCCCGAAGACTGCATCGAGGTGCTGGCGTACGCCCAGGCGACAAGCCCGCTGGGGCAGGTCAAAGATTATACCGTGCTTGACAACACGAAGATGGCCGCTGACCAGGTCTACGCCGACGCCGGGATCACCCCGGAGCAGGTGCAGGTTGCCGAGGTCCACGACTGCTTCGCGGTCACCGAGCTCCTGATGTACGAAGCGCTCGGCTTTGCCGAGAAGGGCAAAGGCGCCGAGCTCGCCCGCGCCGGGGAGACCGGCCTTACGGGCAAGATTCCGGTGAACACCGGCGGTGGTCTGCTGGCGTTCGGCCATCCGGTAGGTGCCACGGGCGTGAAGCAGCTTCTGGAGATCTACCGCCAGATGAAAGGGCAGTGCGGCGACTACCAGCTTGCTGAGCGCCCGGAGATCGGCCTGACGGCAAATATGGGCGGCGACGACCGCACGACGGTGTGCATCGCCCTTAAGGATGTGCGCTAA